In the Streptomyces spororaveus genome, CCGCCGGAGCGGCCGACGAGGCCGATCTTCGTCCCGCCGGGCACGTTCAGGTCGAGGCCGTCGAAGAGCGGCTTCCCGGCTCCGTGGGCGAAGGTGACCCGCTCGAAGCGGACGTCGGCGGGTCCGGGCCGCAGCGGCTCGGGCGTTGCCGGGTCGAGTACGGTCGGCGGTGTCAGCAGCAGTTCGGTGAACTGTGCGGCCTCCGTCATCGAGCTCTCCAGCCGACGGTAGATCTGGTTGAACTCGAACATGATCCGTGTCGCGCTGGCGTAGTAGGTGAAGGCGACGATGACCGCTTCCACGCCGTGCTCTCCTCCGCCGAGGGTGACGGCGAGCAGCAGGCCCAGCGCGTTGGTCAGTACGGACATCGGCGCGACGAGCGTGTCGATGCGCAGGTTGCCGTAGTCCCAGGATCGCAGGGTGAGCCGGCGCGACTCCGCGACGCGTGAGCGGTGTTCGGCCGCCTCGCGTTCCTCGGCGGCGAAGGCCCGGACCGTGTCCATGTTCATCAGGCTGTCGGCGACGTGGCCCGACACCCGGGCGATCGCCTCCTCGCGCTGGGCGACGAGTCCCTGGCGGCGCCGGATCAGCGGCGCCACACCCAGCGCGGTCACGGCGATCATGACCAGGAGGCCGGCGACGAGCAGCGGGTCGTACTGCCACAGCACCACGGAGGCGAACACCAGCGGTACGAAGCTGCCCATGACCGAGAAGGTCAGGGTGTCGACGAACTCCTCGAAGCGGGAGGCGAAGCTCAGCACCCGCTTGGTCAGCGACCCGGCGAAGTTGTCGTGGAAGAACGCGGCGTCCTTGGCGAACAGTTCGTCCATCCCGACGACGTACAGGTGCTCGATCCCGCGGGCGTCGAGGCGGTTGAGGCAGTGCAGGCCGAGGCGCCACAGCGCCTCCGCGAGCAGCAGGACCCCGGCGAAGCCGAGGACGTACGGCAGCATCGCGTCGAGGGTGGCGGTGCCGCCCCCGGCGATACGGCCGACGAGCTTGGCGACGATCAGCGGCGCGATGTAGTTGATGCCGATGTTGCCCAGCGCCGGGAGCAGCATCGCGGGTGCGGTCAGCCGGCGAAGGCGGGCCAACTCCCGTCCGTAGTGCCGAAGTGCGAGGAGTACGGGGCCTTTGCCCGGTGG is a window encoding:
- a CDS encoding ABC transporter ATP-binding protein; its protein translation is MGTPESPPSPPGKGPVLLALRHYGRELARLRRLTAPAMLLPALGNIGINYIAPLIVAKLVGRIAGGGTATLDAMLPYVLGFAGVLLLAEALWRLGLHCLNRLDARGIEHLYVVGMDELFAKDAAFFHDNFAGSLTKRVLSFASRFEEFVDTLTFSVMGSFVPLVFASVVLWQYDPLLVAGLLVMIAVTALGVAPLIRRRQGLVAQREEAIARVSGHVADSLMNMDTVRAFAAEEREAAEHRSRVAESRRLTLRSWDYGNLRIDTLVAPMSVLTNALGLLLAVTLGGGEHGVEAVIVAFTYYASATRIMFEFNQIYRRLESSMTEAAQFTELLLTPPTVLDPATPEPLRPGPADVRFERVTFAHGAGKPLFDGLDLNVPGGTKIGLVGRSGGGKTTLTRLLMRMTDIESGRITIGGQDITRLRQADLRSLIAYVPQDPAMFHRTLRDNIAFARPDATEAEILRAAEAAHVTEFTDALPDGFDTMVGERGIKLSGGQRQRVALARAILRDAPILLLDEATSALDSESEILVQEALWRLMEGRTALVVAHRLSTVASMDQLVVLDRGHIVERGTHQELLASEGAYAKLWQHQSGGFLDDTSAARSELG